The following are encoded in a window of Halorarum salinum genomic DNA:
- a CDS encoding DUF502 domain-containing protein — protein MQGDWSARTVGRSVRTTFRGAFVTGVAVIVPLVITAVVLAVAGRYVYTYLDLFSTVVLRLHREAGVGLPVGNLGFVTVSRERVVELLTPVVLLSLIFVVGLFVNSTRFGGIAIDYFDAGIAAIPAVGSVYESFRRMSDVMLEDDTQNFRDVKLVEFPHEGAYTLGFVTTETPEALRVPAGHERMLTLFLPLAPNPVMGGHLVHMPAGKVKDVDMTVEEGIRAIVTSGVAVSGGRPGSGGLSESELRELSAVEHADQQLDPDLDSPDLRRGDDLDADRDEEWDRHVSPERSTTPADVARRTRTQRGDPDDDVDELADAEQPYSLYGREESSVTPAREAGRYDAETDAAEEQPAAAADRDPELRDRPDRPPAEAAGRSDSDGAGGGTPPEEVTDGSDLDGDEATKRESGDRSDGGSNER, from the coding sequence ATGCAAGGGGACTGGTCGGCCCGGACCGTCGGGCGTTCCGTGAGGACGACGTTCCGCGGGGCCTTCGTCACCGGGGTCGCGGTGATCGTACCGCTCGTCATCACGGCCGTCGTTCTGGCGGTGGCCGGGCGGTACGTCTACACGTACCTCGATCTCTTCTCGACGGTCGTCCTCCGACTCCACCGGGAAGCCGGGGTGGGGCTCCCGGTCGGGAACCTCGGGTTCGTCACGGTGAGTCGAGAGCGCGTCGTCGAACTCCTGACGCCCGTCGTCCTCCTGTCGCTCATCTTCGTCGTCGGCCTCTTCGTCAACTCCACGCGGTTCGGCGGAATCGCGATCGACTACTTCGACGCCGGGATCGCCGCCATCCCCGCCGTCGGTTCGGTGTACGAGTCGTTCCGACGGATGTCCGACGTGATGCTCGAGGACGACACCCAGAACTTCCGGGACGTGAAGCTGGTGGAGTTCCCCCACGAGGGGGCGTACACGCTGGGGTTCGTCACGACGGAGACGCCCGAGGCGCTCCGCGTGCCCGCCGGCCACGAACGGATGTTGACCCTGTTCCTCCCGCTCGCGCCGAACCCGGTGATGGGGGGACACCTCGTCCACATGCCGGCCGGGAAGGTGAAGGACGTCGACATGACCGTCGAGGAGGGCATCCGGGCCATCGTCACGAGCGGGGTCGCCGTCTCCGGCGGCCGCCCCGGCTCCGGCGGGCTCTCCGAGTCCGAACTCCGGGAGCTCTCGGCCGTCGAACACGCCGACCAGCAGCTCGATCCCGATCTCGACTCGCCCGACCTCAGGCGGGGCGACGATCTGGACGCGGACCGGGACGAGGAGTGGGACCGCCACGTGTCGCCCGAGCGGTCGACGACGCCCGCCGACGTCGCCCGCCGGACCCGTACACAGCGTGGCGATCCCGACGACGACGTCGACGAACTGGCCGACGCGGAACAGCCGTACTCGCTGTACGGGCGCGAGGAGTCGTCCGTGACCCCCGCCCGCGAGGCGGGCCGCTACGACGCCGAGACGGACGCGGCCGAGGAGCAACCGGCGGCCGCCGCCGACCGGGACCCTGAACTCCGCGACCGGCCGGACCGCCCCCCGGCCGAGGCCGCCGGCCGATCGGATTCCGACGGCGCCGGCGGGGGGACGCCGCCCGAGGAGGTCACGGACGGGAGCGACCTCGACGGGGACGAGGCGACGAAACGCGAGTCGGGCGACCGATCGGACGGGGGGTCAAACGAACGGTGA
- a CDS encoding RtcB family protein, protein MTESREYDGIRLEKVREYVWQIPQEAGMNAPARVLASEPLLEQIADDDTLQQLKNATHLPGITKYAVCMPDGHQGYGFPVGGVGATDATDGCISPGAVGYDINCGVRMVRTDLTYDDVRGREEELVDQLFTNVPSGLGGGGVVETDVDTVDAVLERGMDWALEHDYATADDLAHCEDEGRRSDARPEFVSGKAKDRGKNQLGSLGSGNHFLEVQRVTDVFDGDVASAFGLSEDQIVVLIHCGSRGLGHQVCSDYLRKIEKQHGDLLELLPDRELAAAPADSELAEEYYGAMCAAINFAWVNRQLITHRTRRVFERVFREDWEDLGMELLYDVAHNIAKKEVHEVGVDAEGRPVTDGDPTDVEERELYVHRKGATRAFPAGRPEIPSAYREVGQPVIIPGSMGSGSYVLVGGERSLEETFGSTAHGAGRVMSRTRAKQEFWGETVQKELEEGSAIYVKAQSGATVAEEAPGVYKDVDEVVRVSDELGIGRKVVRTFPVCNIKG, encoded by the coding sequence ATGACCGAGTCACGCGAATACGACGGCATTCGACTGGAAAAGGTGCGCGAGTACGTCTGGCAGATCCCGCAGGAGGCCGGGATGAACGCGCCCGCCCGGGTGCTGGCGAGCGAACCGCTGCTCGAACAGATCGCGGACGACGACACGCTCCAGCAACTGAAGAACGCCACCCACCTCCCCGGCATCACGAAGTACGCCGTCTGCATGCCCGACGGCCACCAGGGGTACGGGTTCCCGGTCGGCGGCGTGGGCGCGACCGACGCGACCGACGGCTGCATCTCGCCCGGAGCCGTCGGCTACGACATCAACTGCGGCGTCCGCATGGTTCGGACCGACCTGACCTACGACGACGTGCGAGGGCGCGAGGAGGAACTCGTCGACCAGCTCTTCACCAACGTCCCCTCCGGCCTCGGCGGGGGCGGGGTGGTCGAGACGGACGTCGACACCGTCGACGCAGTGCTCGAGCGTGGCATGGACTGGGCTCTCGAACACGACTACGCGACCGCCGACGACCTGGCACACTGCGAGGACGAGGGACGACGGTCGGACGCGCGCCCCGAGTTCGTCTCGGGAAAGGCGAAGGACCGGGGGAAGAACCAGCTCGGGAGCCTCGGCTCGGGGAACCACTTCCTCGAGGTTCAGCGGGTCACGGACGTGTTCGACGGGGACGTCGCGTCGGCGTTCGGCTTGTCCGAGGATCAGATCGTCGTCCTCATTCACTGCGGGTCGCGGGGGCTCGGCCACCAGGTGTGTTCCGATTACCTCCGGAAAATCGAGAAGCAGCACGGCGACCTGCTCGAACTGCTCCCCGACAGGGAACTCGCGGCCGCACCCGCCGACTCGGAGCTCGCGGAGGAGTACTACGGCGCGATGTGTGCGGCCATCAACTTCGCCTGGGTGAACCGACAGCTGATCACCCATCGGACGCGCCGCGTGTTCGAGCGCGTGTTCCGCGAGGACTGGGAGGACCTCGGGATGGAACTGCTATACGACGTCGCCCACAACATCGCGAAGAAGGAGGTTCACGAGGTCGGGGTCGACGCGGAGGGGCGCCCGGTGACCGACGGCGACCCGACGGACGTCGAGGAGCGGGAACTGTACGTCCACCGGAAAGGGGCGACGCGGGCGTTCCCGGCGGGCAGACCGGAGATCCCGTCTGCCTACCGCGAGGTCGGTCAGCCGGTGATCATCCCCGGTAGCATGGGCTCGGGGAGCTACGTGCTCGTCGGCGGGGAGCGGTCGCTCGAGGAGACGTTCGGCTCGACGGCCCACGGGGCCGGCCGGGTGATGTCGAGGACGCGGGCGAAACAGGAGTTCTGGGGGGAGACCGTCCAGAAGGAACTTGAGGAGGGGAGCGCCATCTACGTGAAGGCACAGTCGGGCGCGACCGTCGCCGAGGAGGCGCCGGGTGTGTACAAGGACGTCGACGAGGTGGTCCGCGTGAGCGACGAACTCGGCATCGGCCGCAAAGTCGTCCGCACCTTCCCGG
- a CDS encoding DoxX family protein, translated as MARRLTALTVLAGTCLLLPGTAAAHVRYVTDATERGDPVAFLIAALGDPVVAGALVGGAAGIAVTMVGYLRFRPFSTDVRTFRGALSEYEEYLPWLFRLAIGLPMVGAGYAGYLFTPLVTDAGTVVPVRPFGVAVGFLLLFGLATRAVAATALVTYLALLPAHPELLFALEYPAGLIAVFVTGSGRPSADHVISRLAADDDTVYSRLDPVYRRVAIPFDRWTAPYRPFVPTVVRVGMGAAFVYLGLAEKLLTPEVALAVVDKYGLTAVPVVPPELWVLGAAFTELFLGVVLLVGLFTRAASAAAFVVFTTTLFALPDDPVLAHVSLFGLVSALLVTGAGPFSVDTAVFSASDEPGVPAD; from the coding sequence ATGGCACGTCGACTCACGGCCTTGACGGTGCTGGCGGGCACCTGTCTCCTGCTGCCGGGGACGGCTGCTGCACACGTCAGATACGTCACGGACGCCACGGAGCGGGGCGATCCAGTGGCGTTCCTGATCGCGGCACTCGGCGATCCCGTCGTCGCTGGCGCGCTGGTCGGCGGGGCTGCGGGGATCGCCGTCACGATGGTGGGCTACCTCCGGTTCCGGCCGTTCTCGACGGACGTTCGGACCTTCCGTGGGGCGCTCTCCGAGTACGAGGAGTACCTCCCCTGGCTGTTCCGACTCGCTATCGGGCTTCCGATGGTCGGCGCGGGCTACGCTGGATACCTGTTCACGCCGCTCGTAACCGACGCCGGAACCGTCGTCCCGGTCCGGCCGTTCGGCGTCGCAGTCGGCTTTCTCCTCCTGTTCGGGCTGGCGACCCGTGCGGTCGCCGCCACGGCGCTCGTCACCTACCTCGCGTTGCTGCCCGCTCACCCCGAACTCCTGTTCGCGCTCGAGTACCCAGCCGGGCTGATCGCCGTGTTCGTGACGGGGAGCGGTCGCCCGAGCGCCGACCACGTCATCTCGCGGCTCGCAGCCGACGACGATACCGTCTACTCGAGGCTCGATCCGGTCTATCGCCGCGTAGCGATCCCGTTCGACCGCTGGACTGCGCCGTACCGCCCGTTCGTTCCGACGGTCGTCCGCGTCGGGATGGGCGCCGCGTTCGTCTACCTGGGCCTGGCGGAGAAGCTACTGACGCCCGAGGTCGCGCTCGCCGTCGTCGACAAGTACGGGTTAACGGCTGTACCGGTGGTTCCCCCGGAGCTATGGGTGCTCGGCGCGGCGTTCACCGAACTGTTCCTCGGCGTGGTGCTCCTCGTGGGGCTGTTCACGAGGGCGGCGTCGGCGGCCGCGTTCGTCGTCTTCACGACGACGCTGTTCGCGCTCCCCGACGATCCGGTGCTCGCCCACGTTTCCCTGTTCGGCCTGGTTTCGGCGCTGCTGGTCACGGGCGCCGGGCCGTTCTCGGTCGACACGGCAGTGTTCTCCGCCTCGGACGAGCCTGGCGTCCCGGCCGACTAG
- a CDS encoding archease, with amino-acid sequence MTGDRTAFDLREHTADVAVEATGPTVDAAFAAVADGLAAAMCEDVPETGGDRFPLTVRSEGPEAALFDYLDELIYERDVRGVLPVDNEAAVRRDGDEWVVEASARGVPFADVAGARDVKAVTYSEMELTETAEGWHAYVVFDV; translated from the coding sequence GTGACGGGGGACCGGACGGCGTTCGATCTGCGCGAACACACCGCCGACGTGGCCGTCGAGGCGACCGGCCCGACCGTCGACGCGGCGTTCGCGGCGGTCGCAGACGGTCTCGCGGCCGCGATGTGCGAGGACGTCCCCGAGACCGGCGGGGACAGGTTCCCCCTCACCGTCAGGTCGGAGGGTCCGGAGGCGGCGCTGTTCGACTACCTGGACGAACTCATCTACGAGCGCGACGTCCGGGGCGTGCTCCCCGTCGACAACGAGGCGGCCGTCCGGCGGGACGGCGACGAATGGGTGGTCGAGGCGAGCGCCCGCGGCGTCCCCTTCGCGGACGTCGCCGGAGCGCGGGACGTGAAGGCGGTGACCTACTCGGAGATGGAGCTGACCGAGACGGCCGAGGGGTGGCACGCGTACGTGGTTTTCGACGTGTAG